GTAGTATAAAAATGCTCTGTGTCTTTAACTGCCCATTGTATGCTTAGCGATTCGCAAAAGGTTTTTAATTGCTTGTCTAACCTATATTCATCTGGTAAGAGGTATTCTAAATTTTCAAACTCTTCCTTATTTATAAGTTGTTGAAGATTTTCTGTTAGACACTGAGTATTTTTTGGGTCATCCAATGTATAATAAATAACATTATGACCTTTAGACTTTAAAAAATTAGAAAATGCTTGCATACTTAGAAAGAACCCTACAATTTTCTGAATATGATGTTTCACATAATTGGTTTCTTGTGTCATTTCAAACATCACATAAGTAACATTAGCATTTACATTGGTAAACCAAGAGTGTTCATAGTTAAGTTGATCACCTAATATTAATCGTATTGTTTTCATTTTTAAGTTTTAAAACAATTCATCATTTAACCAAAGTTTCCTATATTCTCTATTAGGGTCGTAGCGCTTGGCTTGTAGTTGTATGTTAAACTTTCGGTCTCTTGGGTCATTTCCAACACCTGCATTGTACATCCAGTTTCCATAATTACTATGTACATCATAATCTATTAGAAGACTCTCAAAATAACTTGCGCCAATACGCCAATCTTGTTGTAATTCTTTAGCCCAATAGCTGGCTACATTTTGCCTACCTCTATTACTCATCCAGCCAGTTTCCTTTAGCTCTATCATATTGGCATTTACAAAATCGTATGGAGTAGTCCCATTTATCCATTGTTTTAAGGCAGATTTTGATTTGTTCCAATTATAATCTTTTGATAGTATACCATTCAACTTAAAAATTGAATTGCCATACTTTAAAGAGATATACATAAAATAGTCTCTCCAAATAAGTTCGAAAATCATCCAATAGGTACTTTGATTTTTTTTGACCTTCTTTTCATAGTCTTTAATATCCCAATAAATTTGCCTTGCAGAAATACTACCGTTAGCTAGCCAAGCAGAATATTTTGAGCTGTATTCTGAACCAATCATACCATTACGTGTTTCTTTATAGGATGCTATATGGTTGGTGTCCCAATGATATTCGTTTATACGCTTTAGTCCTTCAGTCTCACCACCTTTATATGGAAATGCAGTATTGGGATGCACTGTAAACTCACTTAGGCCAAAATCTTTTAACTTTGGAATTGCGTAGTCTTCATTAAGAAGGTTTGTTTTAGGTAAATTTATTTCTAAGTTAACAAGTGGTCTTACAACAGCTTTCTTTTCGCAAGCTTTTCTAAATGCTGTATAAATCTTAGGAATCTCATTAATAGAGGAAAACGGAATGTCTTTAGGATGAAATAAGAACTGATCATAATAGGAGTGAAGTGTTACTTCAGAAGTCTTAATACTTTCTTTTACTAAGTGTTCTACTTCTTGCTCTTCTTGCGTCCACTCCTTTTGGTAATAAACTGCACTTATATTATGATTCTTTACAAGTGTGGAAATGCAATGTTCTGGTTTAGTTAAAGAAACAACCAGTGTTATATTTTTTTCTTTTAATGTTTCTTTTAGATTTTTTATGGTTTCAATTAAAAACTGTGCTCTATATGGTCCTGTTTTTTTAAATCCGAATGTTGTAGTTGTAAAATGCCTAGGGTCAAAACAATATACAGCAATAACAGGGTTGTTATTAGCAACCGCGTGGTTCAATACTGCATTATCATTCACTCTTAAGTTATTCCGAAACCAAATTAGATGTTTCATTTTTATTTGTTTTTCCTGCACTTCTCACTACAGTAAATTACAGATTCCCAATTTTTCTCCCATTTTTTTCTCCACACAAAATCTAATTTGCAAACAGGACAAGTTTTATAAGGTAGGTTAGATTTTTTGTGAGCCATACTATAAAATAGAAGTTACAGTTTCATTAGGTCTCGAAAAGCTTAAACGATCAATAATCTTAGGACTGGCATAGGCATCCAAACCATTTACAGTCACAGTTTGCGCAGCTTCCAAATTAAGCCAACCATCTTTACTTAGTATTTGGTCGCCAATATAAATATGTTCAATTGCACCTATAATATGCTTGCAACCATTCTCCTTAATATCATATTCATTAATAAATTTACAGGCAATTTGTATTGGACAGTCTTTTACAAAGGGTGCCCAAAAATTATCCTTGTATTCTGAAACAAGATTTGTTTTAGAATATTCTGAAATATCTCCATCATATTTAGCAGAAGTATGATGTGCATCTTTAACAATAGATTGGTGTATATGGTTAACTGTAAAGTATCCAGTTTTTTCAAGATTGTCATACGTGTTGCGCTCTACAGTTGTGGGTCTTAAAATAAAACCAAGTAGAGGTGGATTACTACTTAAATGTGTAACCGAACTAAAAACAGCAACATTCTCAATACCATCTTTAGACTTTGTTGAAATAAGATTGGCAGATTTAAATCCTGTACAGCTGTTTATAAGGTTAGCTCTATATATTTTGTCTAGCTCTAAAAGCTCATTTAATTTAAAATTGGGCATAAAAAAAGAGTCAAAAGTTAATTTGACTCAATATATAAATTGTTTAATAATATTTAATATAAATTAAACAAAATTATTGCATTTGAAGCTTATTAAATTTCATTTCATAGGCTTCAATAGCTTCTTTAATAGCATCTACATTATCTGATGCTTTTTGATGTGCACTTTCCATAGACTTCTCAAGATCCTTATCTGGATTTTGAAATAAATCTGTAATTACATGATTTATCTTATCTATAATGCTCTCTTGGCTATTCTTAATATCTTCAAGTTTATTAAGCATTCCCTGCATTTCATCATATTTTGCTTGTTCCATGAGTTCTGTATTGTATTTTTAATTCTCTTCAATTTAAACAGAAATAGAGGCAAAACTGTCATATTTAACTCATTTTAGCTTCAAATTAGGTTTTTTTTAAAGTTTTTATATAAAAAAAAGCCAATCTAATAAAGATTGGCTGTTGATATAAATATTAGATGTCTTAGTGAGCATTCTCTTTAATTAGCTCAGGAAATTTAGCCTTAAATCGTTGATATCTTGGTTTAGATACATTTTGTATATAAGGATGTTCTGGATGTAGTTTCTCATAATTTTGATGGTAATCTTCAGCTACCCAAAATTTTTGAAAAGGATATATTTCTGCAGCTACTGGTTTGCTTACTGTTTCGGCAACTTCAGCTTTTTTCTCTTCTAAAATTCTCTTTTCTTCAGCATTCTGATAAAATAGGATACTTCTATATTGGGACCCATTATCTGGTCCTTGTCCGTTTACTTGAGTAACATTTTGAGATCCAAAATACACATCGACTAATGTTGAAAAGCTTACAATGCTAGGATCGTATATTACTTCCACAGCTTCTGCATGACCAGTACGTCCTGTATTACTAGCTTCGTATGTTGGGTTAGATGTATGGCCACCACTGTATCCAGAGATAACATCTTCTACACCTTTAACACTTTCATAAATGGCTTCTACACACCAAAAACAACCACTAGCAAAATAGGCATGCTCTAAGCCATTATTAGTTGGTACTGTAACAGGATCTACATTAATTACTTTTTGTTGTGCTTCTGAAGGTTCTGTTGTTTGTCCTCCACACGTTGATAAACTTAACGCAAGTATTAGTGTTATAAATTTCATAGATAAATAAAGGTTATTGTTTTACAAACTTACCTTCAAGGTTTTTCTTTCCAAGAATAGCATAGTCAACAGCTAAGTCGCCATTTACACTAAAACCTTTCCAATCTAACGTTAAAGTATTGTTAGATGTCTGTGTTAATACGGCAATTGGTACCGTAGTATCAAAAGTATTAAATGGCACCTTTTTGTCTGAGGTGTTACTTGCTAAGCTGTCATAATACATATTAGTTGTTCCATTTTCATTTTTATACCGTACGTTAATTGTAATACCTTCTTTATCTAT
This region of Croceibacter atlanticus HTCC2559 genomic DNA includes:
- the msrA gene encoding peptide-methionine (S)-S-oxide reductase MsrA, which gives rise to MKFITLILALSLSTCGGQTTEPSEAQQKVINVDPVTVPTNNGLEHAYFASGCFWCVEAIYESVKGVEDVISGYSGGHTSNPTYEASNTGRTGHAEAVEVIYDPSIVSFSTLVDVYFGSQNVTQVNGQGPDNGSQYRSILFYQNAEEKRILEEKKAEVAETVSKPVAAEIYPFQKFWVAEDYHQNYEKLHPEHPYIQNVSKPRYQRFKAKFPELIKENAH
- a CDS encoding flavin reductase family protein, whose translation is MPNFKLNELLELDKIYRANLINSCTGFKSANLISTKSKDGIENVAVFSSVTHLSSNPPLLGFILRPTTVERNTYDNLEKTGYFTVNHIHQSIVKDAHHTSAKYDGDISEYSKTNLVSEYKDNFWAPFVKDCPIQIACKFINEYDIKENGCKHIIGAIEHIYIGDQILSKDGWLNLEAAQTVTVNGLDAYASPKIIDRLSFSRPNETVTSIL
- a CDS encoding DASH family cryptochrome; the protein is MKHLIWFRNNLRVNDNAVLNHAVANNNPVIAVYCFDPRHFTTTTFGFKKTGPYRAQFLIETIKNLKETLKEKNITLVVSLTKPEHCISTLVKNHNISAVYYQKEWTQEEQEVEHLVKESIKTSEVTLHSYYDQFLFHPKDIPFSSINEIPKIYTAFRKACEKKAVVRPLVNLEINLPKTNLLNEDYAIPKLKDFGLSEFTVHPNTAFPYKGGETEGLKRINEYHWDTNHIASYKETRNGMIGSEYSSKYSAWLANGSISARQIYWDIKDYEKKVKKNQSTYWMIFELIWRDYFMYISLKYGNSIFKLNGILSKDYNWNKSKSALKQWINGTTPYDFVNANMIELKETGWMSNRGRQNVASYWAKELQQDWRIGASYFESLLIDYDVHSNYGNWMYNAGVGNDPRDRKFNIQLQAKRYDPNREYRKLWLNDELF
- a CDS encoding DUF2256 domain-containing protein — its product is MAHKKSNLPYKTCPVCKLDFVWRKKWEKNWESVIYCSEKCRKNK